Genomic DNA from Hordeum vulgare subsp. vulgare chromosome 2H, MorexV3_pseudomolecules_assembly, whole genome shotgun sequence:
GCTTGAATAGTATAGGGTAATATATTTTGTGATGTTGAGTGCACGTGGCAAAGTGCGGATGACAAATACACATGGAGGTGCACTGTTATAGTTGTGGGACATGTAAGAGCGGAAAATGGTGAGACGACTCGGATTTTTGACTTAGTATGACAGAGGGTGATGGTGAAATTCGTTCAAGTTTCAGACATTAGTCAATAAAGAGCTAAGATGGTGAGTTAGGGTAACTCTTACATGTGGCGTCCAACATACGAGTTGTTCACTTTCACGGACACGATAACCGATATGTGATGGAATTGAATGGAATAACGGATTCTTCAAAAGTTAGGAATGAAAACTAGTGTAAAGTAATTTAGCTTTGACTATGAAGAGAAGTGTAACTTAATTTGACTTTTATTATGAAGAGAGGAGAAGGGACTACAATTGCAGGTGAGTTCCTAATTGGCGACATTGAACACATGTTTTGAAAGTTGGGAGTATGAGAGTAGGAGCGGTGCTCATAATATAATctcaagtccaatgtacatgAAGGTTCAATGCACAAATGAATCTAAGGTGATTCAGTATATTCATCAAGGCGGAGTTTGTTGGGATTGTATTGAATATTTATACAAAAGATTATAGTTGAATTTAGAGTCGTACTGTATATAGACAAGATAGGTATAGTGACATAGTAGAATTTGTATACTAAACATCTTATGTATAATGTAAGAGAAGACGAATCATATAacatatgccaacataatagcataTGCCAACATAAAGGGAGACAACGTTCGTATGGTTGGTGTACGGTAATATGATGATGTAATGAGAATGAACGTTTATAATTATGCCTCGAAATATAGCCGATGTTTGCTGAATCTTGATGTCATGTGATTGTTTAATTCTTCATATATCGACTACGATTCTCGGATAAATTCTAACAACTCCTGCCGGTTGTTTGAAAAGAAGCTCCGATAAATAATCAAACCAAAGAATACGAACTAGAATTCAAATACTTCACCGCAAACCTTTGAAGTGAAATACACATAAATCTAGGCacacctggccaaacgggcccgCACGACACGACCCGTGGTAATCGGGCCTCGTACGACACGGTCCGCCCAGGTACGTTTATTAGTTgggccgtgccgtgccggccCGTGGGCTGTGCCTCTAGGCTCAAGCAAGGCTCGGTTATTAAACAGGCCGACGTGTTGGCCCGATTAGCATGCTGGACCGCATTTTTTAAACTTTTATGGGCATATTTTTAGACCTATTCagctatattatatatatatatatatattaaaaatatctaaatatatatataaaataaacTGGTCGTGTCGTGTCGGCCCGCGTGCCCATCCTTCAGACCCAGGCACAGCCCGAGGCGTGCTTCGTGCCGGACCGGGCCCGTGCCAGGCACGCGGGCTGTCGGGCCCATTTAGCTGGCCCGTTTGGCCAGATCTGAACCTAGGGGCCAAACTGGCAACCCCCACCCATGGACCCAGACGTAGaaaccctcgccgccgccgccgacgcactCGCCGGCGACGGCGGTGAGGCCGATAGAttcgaggcggaggcggaggccgaACTCCTTCGCGACCGCTTCAGGCTCGCCGTCATCAACATCGCGACTTCTGAAGGTTGGTTAAAATGGCACCACTTTTTCACCTGGCGTCCAGTTTCCGCTATCAGTTCTTGCTCTTGCAACTGCGATCGGGATCCGGAGCAGTAATGTATGGAGCATTCGTGCTTTGCAGGCAGGAAGGCGGGCATGGAGGTTGCGGGTCCCGTCGTCGCCTGCATCGCGGACTTGGCCTTCAAGAGCGCAGGTTCCCTAAATATTTACCTCCTTTTGTTGTATTTGCTCTCACAACTGACTCTGCCCATCTTTTAATATCCACCTGGTCAATTTTAGACCGAGTCTTGGCGTGGAACAGAATCAGCTGATTTACCTTAGCCAAAATGTGTGCTTGTTGACTAGTGGCAGTTTAAGATAGAATGGAGCTGGAGCGATGCGCTTCATGTTAGATTTGTCCAGAATGCCTGGAGCATTAGATCTTACCACAAACTCATGTTTGATTTCTACTGTGTCCCTGGAGCAATGAACTTCTTTTTTGTGTCACAGGGATGCACTTCTATTTGATTTGACCTTTAAGAGAAGGCTTTGATTTGGTAGATGTTTGTTTCTGTGTTACTCAGTATCTCGAATTTCATGCTGATACTAATGGTACTAATGGTTTTTTCTATTACAACAAGCTCTGCATAGAAAAAGTATTCATGATGAGGTTAAGAAACAATCTGCTTTGCATGCTCCTCTAACACAATTCAAGATATTTAGTTGAATTGAAAATGTGCTCTTGAAGAGAGCAAACCACTTTTTTATGTGTTTAGGTAATGTCTGGTCGAACTGACTTCCAGACCTCGGTGGGTTATAGAATACACGTGAAAAATTAAGACATCAAGTTGCACTGAAGATCACTCCATCCCGTCCACAAACTCCAGAATCACATCCTTTTAAGTGGCACACTGTATCAGCTAGAAAGCAATAGCTCAGCACATTTCCAGCTCAGAATCGGGGATCTTGTGGGAACCACAAAATTTTGTTTCCACGGTGAGAGTGAAGGAGATGTATCAGAACATCAGTAAGTGGATTTTCAGAGCAGCATCTCTGAAACTACAGCGTTCTGCTGTACTAGCTGTATTGGAACTGATTATTTGCACTCTGCAGAATAAGATTGGTTCTGAATCTTGTTAGATTTGCATATTTGGAAactatatgggtagtgtaattaacaTAATCTTCGCAATGTGCAGAGCAGCTGGCTAAGGATGTTGAGCTGTTTGCACAGCATGCTAGTCGTAAATCCATTAGGATGGACGATGTTATCCTCACAGGTACTAATATGCAAACAATGTCTTTACTCATGCCTGAAAGAGAAGGAAAGAATATTGGCTTCCTGGAATTGTTCTTTTCTATAGAAGGTCGTTTGAGATATTTGTATACTTGAAATTTTACAAGTGTTGACTACATAGTTGATAAGCTACAGAGGAAAATGTTGGTGATAGTCTCTTTATGGTTCTCTTAATGCATTTTTTCCTCACACTGACTATTGCATTGTGCATTCCCAGCGCATAGAAATGAGCGTCTTATGGACCAGTTGCGAACATTTTCTCAAAACCTGAAAGGAAAGGAGCCTTGCAccgggaagaagagaaagaaatcatCCAAGAAGGACAATAACATGACCATTATCTGATCTCAGATATTATCTTTATCCCTAATTGTGCAAGAGTATAGGCTGAATCGACACTGCAGGAGCACCCAAAATACCCACTAACTGGTACTCAACGCATTTGGAGATCGCGGGCATGTAGAATGTTACAAGGTTTACCCGTCACATTTGTCGCTCTCTTTTGAAATTGTTGGTGTCAAGTGGTATTGGCATATTAGGAAATCTGTGTTTGCACGAAATTCATGTACTGCCATAGTCAATGTTCCCAGGTTTATTCATCACTTTTATCGCTCTGTTTTGAAACTGTTGGTGTCAAGTGGTATTGGCATATTTGGAAATCTGTTGCATGAAATTTATGTGCTGCCATAGCCTTCTGCTTATTAAGATTTGACAATCGTGCAAGCTTATCTCAACCAAATTGTGCACATGGACCATCAATGAGTTACTGAGATCACAGGGAAAACAAAAAGTGTAtggcaattaccttccgtgtaagTAAACTCTATCAGTTGTTGTGTCTATTTGTTGAGCTGGATCAGCCGCATGAAACCAATGGCTAATTTATAGCTCCGGTCAGATCAAACTTCACTTTTTTTTGTGAGGCAATTTATTTAATAGACAAATTAGAGCCAATTTATACTTTACATAAAGGATATGAATGAAGTCAGATCATGACTTGGGCTGAACTTGAACGTGGGCTCGATACCTCCTGACCTTTTCTTCAGATTGGGCTGAATACGTCTTGGGCATATGGTGATGGTCTCTGCCTCCTCTAAATTGATGGTGACCGCCATGATATGATATGATGGTGAAAGACGAAAGTTTCTCTGTCCAACATTTCCATCGTGTACATAAAAAGAAACAGTAGTTTTCTTCTACTAGTTAGCAAAAACTATCATTAATAGACTTTCAGTGCAACATTTTCAGTTCAAggtaagaaaacaattacttcttTTGTCAGAGAAGCCAACTCAATACATATAATTCTTTTTCCCCATTTATATTCtagtagcaaaagggcccgtgcgttgcaacggggtaTAAAATCATGGTTTTTAAATCAAGTTTCAAATATTCACACTTCATGTATACACATTTTTGAATATTTGTGTATCAACCGGCGCGCATGCGGACGTAAGACATATCACATATGCATTTTAACATGCTCACAATGGACTGATGTTGGATGTTGGACTTGATCCTTGATGGGTCTATTTTTTTAAGTACATCATTGATGCGTATATGAGAAGTTCAAGAAAAGATCAGTCTCACGATGGATTTATAAACCGGCGGACCCTATGACATTTGAATAATTCAATGGAACATTTCGTTCTTTTTTTCACTTttacgggtgatgggatgggtaattTACTTCAACACTAGGGATAGTTTCGCCGAAAGACTCAAAATTCAAagaaagatataatgaagagTTTTTTGTGCTTACGGTGGCGAAGTGGGTAATTTACTTCAACTTTAGGGGCAATTATGATGATagatgaaaaaaaaatcagaattgcAATTACCAAAGAATTTTTAAGTTacaggtggcatggtgggtaatttacttCAACTTTATTGGCTGCTTAGGATAGGTGGATGGATTAAAAAAATCAGAGAAACACACCGTCCATTATTATTATTAGTTATAGACTAGCGAAAGGGCCTGCAAGTCGCAATGTGATAATAAAATTATGGTACTCAAATCATGTTTCAAATATTCGCACTCCATGTATATTCATGTATTTGAATATTTATGCACCAACCGACATGCATGACGACATAAGAAACATGCATTCTAATATGCTCACAATTTGTCGATGTTGGACTTAATCCATGATCCATGTATTTTTTTTAATATGTCCTCGATGCGTGTATGAGAAGAAAATGAAATGTCAGTCTCACAATGGATGAAAAAATGGAGGACCCTATGACGTATGACTAATTCGGAGGAACACTTGTTTTTTCACTTTTACGATTGACAAGGTGGGTAATTTAATTTAAATTTAGGGGCAGTTTCGATGACAAACTAAAAATTCAAAGAATCAACTAATAAAGAGTTTTTTTTCCAGTTATGGGTTGTGTAATTTACTTTAACTTTAGGGGCATTTTCGGcgacaaacaaaaaaaaaattaaacaaaCAATTAACAAAGAGTTTTTTCACTTACGGGTGACATGGTGGGTTTACATCAACTTTATAGGCAATTTTAAAGATAGActaaaaattcaaataaaaaatTAACAAACAATTTTTTTCACTTAAGGATGGCGGGATGGGTAATTTACTTCAACTTTAGGTGCAACATCAATAACAGACGAAAAAATTAGAGAAATAATTGAAGAAGAGTTTTTTCATTTATGGATGGCATTGTGGGTAATTTACTTTAACTTTATGGACGGTTTTAGGGTAGGTGGACGAACCAAAAAGTTAAAGAAATACATCGTtcattattattactagcaaaagtgCGTCTGCGTTGCAACACAGGAGATAAAATAGTATACGATGTCAATCCAATCATAACGTTTTCAGACGCGGTCAAACCCGATGAGATAGGCTCACATACTTCACACCTGGCTCATCCCGCTCATCTATGTTGACATCTCGATCCCTGTCTCCAATGCACCATCTGAACCCGAAAGCACGACAATTCTTGAAACCATTAGAGGGATGCACTACTACAACTGGGctccaacataaaaaaacagtTGGAATCTTGTtacataattgcaaacaaaagcgAACAGACACACATGAAACCAATGGTAAGAAAAGAAAATACTCACATGATTTATGATTACATGAAAAACTCATCATATATGAAATGAAAGAAAATTAATTATCTTTGCATGTCTAGAAATTACAATGTAAAAAAGAATGTAAGAAACAAATAAGACAGTACTATTTATTCTTGTGTGAATTTGTATATTGTACAAATGACTTCAATTTGCATATAATAGTCCATCAACATGACAATAAAGAGACAATCGGCCAAGTGGTGGTTGCCACCATAATGAAGACAATGTAGTTGTAGGCATAACAAAGTTTAAATACTTCAAAATCTAATTTCGAAAGTAACAAGTTCCTTGCTTATGTGCGAATGGTGATACCACGGCGGAACTTGGATGGAGGTGAAATTGATAGGTGTCATGGAGATGAACAAAACTTGGCTCGCTCCTTATCGTGGCGGAAGTACAAAAACTTATCGAAAGAGGCTTTCGCCTCGCTTTATAGATAAAACAACGACCGAACACAACTCACATACAACTGCATGCCaccccaacacacacacacacacacctaaggGTTGATACATAGGCGCTAAGCGTAACAACACTACCCCTAGTACTACAAGAGCAACCGGAGTTCTCAACCGTGAACATATGCCACCGCGAAGAGATGAAGTCGTATATGACGAACCGTGCGTTCCAAGGCGTCGCCTTCAGGAAGGTTACGACACGAGAATGCTGCCACCGCCCGACCCGAGGAACATAGTTTCCGCTGAAGCAACACGACGGGCAGTGAAAGCTGCGACGACGCTTTCAAGAAGGGAGCGAGCTACGCCGCCGACGGTCCGTCCAAACATGGATCAGGTTTTCCCCTGACCAACACTCACCACCACCGGACGCCACACCCCGGCGACCACGCCGCCCACACGGCCATGGGCACCAGGCAGCACCTAGCCATGGGCACCCAGACCTGGACACCACCTCACACGAGACCCACTACTACCCCAACCACAGATACGAGCGAAAAGGACCCGCCTTTCACACCCATGGGCGGTCCCCAACAGGCCTCCATCGACCCATCCTGCTGTCGGGCATGAGACAAGGTCGGTCCTGTTGCAGGGCGCGAGACGAGGTCGGTCCTAGCCGGGCGCGAGACGAACGATGGACCCTAGTCGGGGAAGGAAGCAGCCAGACAACAAGGAGAGGGACTGGAGGTCGAAACGGACCGCCTACAGACGAGCCGACGCTGAAAAACCAACCGCCGCCCCAGCCGGCCCGCCGAgctgccgtgtagccgccacaccACCAGGAGGCCACTCCCGTGCCGGACCTCCACGTGCAGCCTCCCACGGCCGGAGCACCAACCACGCTGGGCCGCGCGCCGCCCACCCCGATCCCGCCATTAGATCTGGGCGAGCGCGCCGCCACCAGTCTTGCAGCCGAGCAGCCACCACCCCACGCACCCATGAAGGCATGAGGAACCTCCACGAGCAGCAGGGGGAGCCACCGGCGGCCACCAGGCCAGCCGTCGACTAGATCCGCACCCACGGGATCCAGATCGGGTCGTCGCCGCCACGACGGGCGCCACCACTTGTAGCCCACCGCGCCGGATCGAGCGTCCGCAACATCGCCGCCAGACGCCAGCTACCACGCCGGCGGGCCCGGCACCCGCGCGCCGCTGCTGCCCGAACACCCCGGCTCGCGCCTCGTCTTCAAGTGGTAGTGAGGAGCCGTGCTGTCGCCGATGCGGACCGGGCTTAACCCGACGGCACGCACCGGCGATGGCAAGGGGAGGGGGAGGAAAGGGAGAGCCCGACCTGACGACGCTAGGGTTAGCCCTCCCGATCACTCACGGGAGCGACGCggaaggggagggggaggggtctTCCGCCGTTTTTCTCTTCCCTTTTCATTACAAAAACTTTTTAGTGAGGACATGACGACATGAGATGGTGGTAGgcgacaacaacatcagcagctgCTCACGGATCTCGGAGGTTGCAGTGCTTAAAACACCTCATGTTCGTCGTTTAATTAGACACAACACATCGACCTGAAGGGATCGGCCTAGCTGCCCAGGTTCTTTGTTCGGTTTGGCTTGATCCTTTCTAGCAAACGCGGGCGATCACTGTACACGACAATCCTAGTCCAGAAATCCATCTTCTTTCCTCTAATTGGCAGCGTCATGAATTCCATCCTTCcttcaatttttttatttaaaCAACCAAGACAACCTCAATTAATTTTATTCCTGAAATGCATGTTATTTAAAATACCTCCTGAAATCCAACATCATGCGCGACGTTTAATTtaaatacccaagacagcctcaaTTCCATTTATTCCCGAATCATCATTCCCTCTAATAGCTCCTGAAATCCAGGATCATGCAGAACAACGTGCCCAAGTCCCTCTGTGGATCCATCTTTCCTTTCCTTTACAGCCTGCCCAATTTCGCCCTTATGGAAATCCATCTCTTCATTAATTTTCAGTCCTTTTTAAGGCTCATGCTCATATTCTAGGCAACTTTCTAATGTATATAAACCGATGGAAGTTGTTTTGAGAGAACGATGCGAGACTATTTAACCTGAAGTAGCAATCACTCGATTCGAATCCGGGCTTGGTCGCAATTTTTTTGGGCTGCGCTAACGAAATGATGGATGAAAAGGGATTGGCTGGTCGGAAACATATGGGTTGTATGGTTCATGTTACCTACAAAACGTTCAAATTCAAAGATTATCTCCTTCCTCGAGTACTTTTTAATAAAAAACATAGAAAGCCAACGAGTGAATGTAAACACATATTAGTTCTAGGTCAGTTGATTGTAAATTGTCCTCTGTTTCTCCTTGTTTACAGCTTCCGTTGACAAGTACATGATTGGGGTGTATGATCTCCAACGTGATGCCTTTGTGCCAGATAATGTCGTAGATGATGGTCGGCTGTGGCTGAGGATAGATTACGGCACTTTCTATGCTTCAAAATCATTCTTCGACTCGAAAAAGGGCAGGAGGATTGTATGGGCTTGGTCCAGGGAGACAGATAGTCCTTCAGATGATCTTGCAAAGGGTTGGGCAGGACTCCATGTAAGGAAATCTTCCCCTAATTGGCTGTATTGAAATAGTGACAGTGTAGCATTTTTAACCTCAGTTTTTATTACATTTAGACGATCCCCAGGACAATTTGGTTAGCCGCCGATGGCAAGCAGTTGTTACAATGGCCAGTTGAGGAGATTGAGTCCCTTCGAACAAATGAAATCAACCATCAAGGACTAGAGCTCAACAAGGGAGACCTATCTCAGATCAAGGAAGTTGACGCCTTTCAGGTAGTTTCCTTTTCACAGATGCTTACTTGGTCTTCCGAAGAATCCTTTTTTTACTTAAGAAAAGTTTTATGCCAGTAAAAGCTGCAGGGTCTtctgataataactaattatggATAGTACTATCTCTGTAACTAAATGTAAGTTGAActgcaaaaacgtcttatatttagtTACAGAGGTAGTACATTTTTGGAAACAAAAGGATAGGCATACATACTTAAGCTTTGGTGTGTTGTGTATTTTTCAGAGCAACTGTAGCTAATCAGGCGCACATTTTCTTGAAACGGGCTGATGTAGAGATAGATTTTGAGCTGGCGTCCATTGATGAAGCCGATCCTTTTGATCCTTCCTGGCTATTGGACCCCGAGAAGCATTGTGGGGAAGCGGGTGCATCGGTTCCTGGTGGTATAGGTCCATTTGGACTTGTTATTCTGGCCTCCGACAACATGGACGAGCACACTGAGGTGTATTGCAGAGTCTACAAGTCATAGGAAAAGTACATGGTACTCATGTGCTCTGACCTAAGAAGGTCAGTGATTATGTCTCATGCCGTAATTTTGGTTAGTCTTCTCTATAAACGTCTGAAAACTAAACTGAAATATTATCTTTTGTGTGCACAGGTCTTCCCTGAGACCAGGACTAGAGAAACCAGCCTATGGAGGCTTCTTTGAATTTGATCTTGCAAAGGAAAGGAAGATATCACTCACAACCCTGGTAAGCTGGGAGGCTATGCCATTTCTCCTGTTATTCATTTCCTACATGTCAGAACTGAAAATGGATGGTTGGATGCTGCCTTGCAGATTGACCGGTCGGCGGCGGGGGTAGGGTTTGCATCACATCCAGAGTTTATCCGGCGGTGCTCGCTGACGTCGGTAGGGCCCACATTTACGCCTTCAACAACGGAAGTGCCACGGTCATGGTGCCACAGCTCAGGGCATGGACCATGAGGAAGGCACAAGTGAATGTGGAGAAGGGTTGGAGTGCTATTTAAAACAGAGGAGCAATTCAATTTTCCCGATTCTTTTACTATCATTCATGAGCATTGCCTGGCAGAAATAAGGACATTCAGCAGGAAAAAAATAGCCTGTTTACAACTACTAATTATGACTAAGCTGGTGGCTCTTAATTTGGATTTTGGTGGAGTGTTCTTCTCCGTTTCACCTGTGGTAACTCATCAGCGAGGACTCTCTGATTCGTAGGGCTTTCCTGGTAGCGTCACTCCTGACTACGTCCCATTCCAGATGTGGGATACCTTACAGGTAAATCACTTTTCTACAGTAACGGTTTGCAAGCTTGTTGGACCCCCAAACTACTTGGTCTTCAGTTCTTATATATGCCTTATCCATGACTCTTTGTTATAGGGGCTCTCGACATACATCCGTGCAATGTTGTCTACTCAAGTAAGCTTGGCAGTGCTGTGTCTGTTCATCTTTGCTTTGTGTTTATGTCTCATCGTTTCCCGGTTTAAATGGAATGCCACCTGAACTGGCTTCAGGCCCTTTTAGGTGCCATTGGCGTAGGTGAGAAATCTGCTACAGTCATAGGTGCCACTTTTCAGGTAAATTTGCTCCACCAATCTCCATATATATGATTCTTACATAGTATGCCTGGGCTTGCACACTTTCCTAGGTGCTAGCAGATAACTTGCGAATTATCTCATGAACATGTATGAGCgtcccccccacccccaccccacccccctgAAAATCTGAATTTTGGATACTAATAAAGCacggtgatattcttggtttcgtCCCGCATCTGATTCTACGTTAAGTGTATTATAGTGCATGATTTCTGTAGCTCTTTCTCATGAAACTTCCTCTCCTGCAATTGCTGCTATATTGATGGGCATTCTATTGTTTTATAGGGTACACTAGATGCAGCAAGACGTGCCTCGGCATTTGTTCGGGGTGATGACGTCGTTCACAAGTTATTCACAGAGCTTGCATATCGCTACAAGTAAGTTTTACCTATGTTATGGGTTGGTTTCTATTTTGGTCTGGTTAGCATGCTCAAAAGAACCTCTCAAGCTATATATCTTATGTATCTTTGTTATTTTCTACTTATATCTAGGGCATCGACTGATTGACGGTGTTGGCAATGCCCCCTCCAGATCTACATCTTCTTCCCGAACGAGCCCAAGCCCGGCGTGAAGACGGTCAAGAGCTACGCCGAGAAGATGAAGTAGGAGAACGTGTACAATGGCATACTCGTCGTGCAGCAGGCGCTGACCGCCTTTTCCCGCAACTTGCTGCTCAAGTTATCGCAGGAGAAATTGCAGCTCGAGGTCTTCCAGGTCGAGCTCTACATTCATGCCTCGTGCTCGTATGACTAATATCCAGTGCTTCTCGCCATGTCTGATGTTTAATGTAGCCCTGTCCTGCAGGAAGGGGAGCTTCTTATAAACATTAAGAATCACGATCTGGTTCCTGAGCACGTGCTCCTCACAAAGGAGCATAAGAAGACGCTGTTGGAGAAATACACTGTGAAAGAAGCTCAGGTCATACAAATTTGCGAACCCTTTGCCCACTCTAACCGACCTGATATTCTAATCAATGCAAGCATGTCATTATGTGAAATGTATTTCTGTTTGAGCCATGTAAGTCTTTGATAATCATCTGAGAAAAAACAATTATATAACTATAAACCATGACACTGTATTCCAGTATACCTTCATGTACATATTCCAGATGGCAGTGTTGGGAGGAAACACATTATTAATTTGAAAGAAAAGGCTCCCTCTACTTCCTCAAGCTATATTTGTTACTTCATATTCATAGTGTAATCTCTAGAaggttttatatttaggaacggagggagtaatacttATTTAGCTATAAAACGATGTTTACAGTTTATAAGCTAACCCTTCTTATTATATTTTAGAAGATTGATAATCCCCATTACATTACTACAGTGGTGTAATATGGAGAACCTGAGTTTTGGTTGCCAAGAAAATTTTTGTGTACTTTCATTTTAATTGCCAATACTTTCCATACTTGCATATTTCTTACCCACCTTATGACATTGTTTGTCTATTATAATTTCCTTTTCATTGATGGTAATGGTAAAAATAAGAATATGCTGCTTTGCTACACACACATGTAATGTTTGACCAGCTAACTTCTGGATGGTTTATGGTATTTTGTGAGTCTATAAAATTAGTGTTATATGTTTATTAGATGAACTAGA
This window encodes:
- the LOC123426579 gene encoding protein MHF1 homolog translates to MDPDVETLAAAADALAGDGGEADRFEAEAEAELLRDRFRLAVINIATSEGRKAGMEVAGPVVACIADLAFKSAEQLAKDVELFAQHASRKSIRMDDVILTAHRNERLMDQLRTFSQNLKGKEPCTGKKRKKSSKKDNNMTII